GTCAAACTCAATAACGGCTTGAGTTTGTTTGATGGCATCAACTTGCCCTTGAAAATCAGCAGCTTTTGATTTTTGTGCGGTGATATCTGAGGCATATTTTACGACTTTAATGGGCCTATTCTGTTCGTCAAAAATAGGATTGTAAGTGGCTTGGATCCATATCGTTTTGCCTGATTTTGTTTGCCTTGCGAATTCACCTTCAAAAAATTCGCCATTGTTTAGGCGTTGCCAAAATGCTTGATACTCCTCACTGGCTGCGTAGTCATCCTTAACAAACAGACTGTGATGCTTGCCTTGTATTTCCTCTAGGCTGTAACCCATGACAGACAAAAAGTTGTCATTCGCGCTCAGTACTTTACCGTGCATGTCGAATTCGATAATCGCAAAGGACGCTGATAAAGCTTGTAAATTTGCACTCATGTTGGCAATGGTTGTGAGGTAATCACTGATGTCAGTCGCAATAACTAAAATTCTGCCTTCTTGAGCACGTGATAGCTCCAGTAACAACTTCTTCGGTTTGTGGTCATTCGCAGTATTGAGAGAGAGCGCTATCTTTACATGTGCTTGGTGCTCAAGTTGAGCGAGCCCACGCTTAAGTGCGGCGGCATCGGTTGAGGTGTGACATATAAAAGCGAGAGATTTCAGCTCGTGGGTAACTGGGTATCCGAGTAAGCGGGTAAAGGCTTGACTAACCTGAAAAATATCTGTTTGATAATCTACTTCTAAGTAAGGGGTGTTTGCCTTAAAGTGTTGAAATAGCGCTGTATCTTGTCCATCTTGCTTCTTTGCTTTTCCCAAACCAAACGTGATCATATATAAGCCACCCGTAGCGTTAAATTTTAACAATATTAACTATAGTAAAGTTGCTTAGGTCCGCCACAAAATAGCCGCAAAACAAACATATAATTGTGTGACTTAAAGCAAATTACCATCACGGATAATAAGGGTATAGCCGTAACTCAAATGTCTTGGTAAAATCTTCGCCAATTTTTATAAAAACGAGCATTAAGATGGGCAGAGCATTTGAAGTCCGCAAAAACGCCATGGCAAAAACGGCGGCGGCAAAAACAAAAGTAAACTCAAAATACGGAAAAGAGATTTACGTTGTTGCTAAAAATGGCGGCGCAGATCCTGAAACGAACTTGTCACTACGTCGATTAATCGACAAGGCAAAGAAAGATCAAGTTCCTGCACACGTTATTGATAAAGCAATCGAAAAAGCGGCAGGCGGTGCAGGTGAAGATTACACGCCTGCGCGTTACGAGGGTTACGGTCCAGGCAACAGCATGATCATCGTTGACTGTTTAACAGACAACATGAACCGTACTATCAAAGATGTTCGCTTACCGTTTACCAAAACTGGTTCAAACTTAGGTAACCCAGGTTGTGTGGCGCATATGTTTGACCACTTTGCAATCTTAGGATTTGCAGGTGATGACGACGAGTCAGTTTTGGAAGCGCTAATGATGGCTGATGTTGATGTTACTGACGTAGAAGTTGAAGACGGCCAAGTTTCTGTTTTCGCACCTCACACTGAATACTTCAAGGCGAAAACTGCACTGACAGAAGCGTTTGAGGGGATCACGTTTGAGGTAGACGAAATCACTTGGGTGCCGCAAACTCACGTAGAAATCGAAGATCCAGAAGCAATCGAGACATTCGAAAAGCTAATCAACATGCTTGAAGATGTGGATGACGTACAAAACGTTTACCACAATGCGATTGTCAAAAGATAAGTTGCTTATCGATATAGCGCACAAATAGTTAAGGCCGACATCGTTCGGCCTTTTTATTGTCTATGCCTTGGGTGTAGCAACATTAGTTTTTATCATGGCAATAGGAAACAATAATAGTAGCGTTTGCGAGCCAATATAGATGACCCAATTAACGTGCCTTGCAATAGGAAAGTAGCCATCCCCTTGGTTTGCGAACAGCCAAAATTGACCGATAATAGCATCCGCTAGCATTGCTAGAATAAAGCCGCTGGCAACTGCGTAGTTGGTTTTTTCGTTGAGTTTAAGGTTTTGAATCATAAGCCAAAAACCAAAAACACCGAGCAAGGTCACTAATAAGCTATAACTTGCGCTCAACAGCAGGGAGTATTGGCTTATCGTTGGTAGGTACATCATTTTATAGCTAAGCGACGATAACGCAATAGACACCACAACCAATACGGTCGCGGTTGCTAATGTTAATGCAAATTCTCGCCTTAAAAACCGAATAAGCAGTCCGAGTAAAAGCCCATAACCAAAGGCAAAAAACCAAATAGAGTCGATCAAGTAGTCATGCTTTATGGTTTGATCTTGACGATGATAAAGCTCAAAGAGATTGAAGTTGACGATATCTCCGCCAGTACATAAGAGCAGGGCTATCCAACAGAGTTTTATGTCTTTGTGTAAAGTACTGGGACTAGTAGCCAAGCTGGTTTTACGAACATGCCACCCTAATCGCAACACAAGAAGTAGTGAGACTGATGGTAAAACCCATTGAAATAAGGCTTGGTGACTTTGCCAAAGTAGGCTGCTGCCAAGCAAAGACGTCACGGTCGCAATGCCAAGCAAAAGCAATGTGATAGGTTTATAGTGGACGGTTTGCAGTATATTATTCACAGTCATTCCTTGTTGGCAATTATGGCAAGCTGTTTAGAGGCTCGTTTTTTCACCTTATGCAAAGTGTAATAATTATCTGCGTAATTGCCTCTTGCTGTATCAATTTACAGTACAATCATTTACAGTATTTGTCTTGCAGATCTATTACATTGCTACTTTTTATAAGGGTAACTCGTTCATGTCTAATCTTAAACTCAATATAGCGCTTTCATGCTCAGTTCTTGCATTGGCTTTTTCTGGGTTTAATGTCATTCAAACCAAATTAGCAACCTCTCCTGTGGCAACGCACGTATATCAGAGCTCAGCTCAACAGCCTCACTATAATGCAACTCAGTATACGCAGAGCACTCAGATTTCAACTGATGAGTCTGAACAAGTTACTAAGTTAATGGCTCGGATCAATAAACTTGAAACGAGGTTACAGGCATTGTCGATGGAAAAGTCTGATTTACTTTCTGAGCAAGCGCCGGATGAGTTTGAGTCTTTAATCTTCTCCTTGATAGAAAAGCGTGAGCAGCAGAAAATTGACGAGATGAAAGCAGAAAACCCCATTTATGGCTTTTATGAAGACTTACCCGAAGACTACGAAATGCGGATCAAAACTGATCCTGAGTACGCAAGTCAAATCAGCAACGACTTAAAACAGAAAATTCTAAATAACAGTTTGCCGGCGGCAGAACGTTTAGCTGCAATGAGTCAGCTGCAAATGAACATGTTTATGCTAAATCGCAATGAATTAGAGCAATATGATTATCAAGCTGTAGAATCTATCCTCAATATGACGCATAACATGAGTGATGAAAAGTTGAGGCTACAGGCGCTTGAGCTTGTGTCGCGTACACCTATCGTTGATGAGCGTTTGTCACAGTCGTTTGTGAAAATGTTAGAGCAAGAGCCTAATGATTACGTGAAAAGTCTCGCAGCAGAAGGATTGATGTCACAGTACTTCCAGTCAGGCGCTGATCCAAAGCAGCAACAAAGGATCGCACAAGATTTGCTGTCTCTCTACGAAAATGCATCGGACCCTAAGGTTAAAGCCATCCTCAAAAACTTGATGGGCGATGAGCGTATGCTAGAAGAGTTAAAACGCCAGTCTAATGGTTGATGTACATTAAGGCTAACTGAGGGAGAAGCTGAGCTTTACCAAACTAGTAATAGTTGTACTTGAGTATTCAGCTTAATTATCGACTCTAGTTAATTAATACCGAAAATCAAGGAAATGATAAATGCAAATCGTTGCACTTGATGCGAGTGTTCCATCGCTTGATACATTAATAGTAGAAATTGATGCGCTGATGAACTCGCTATACCCCGCTGAAAGCAACCAGCTATCGGCATTGCAAGAGTTATGTTCACCTACTGCGCATTTTATTGGCATTATCCAGCATGGCGAGATCATTGCTTGCGGCGCAATCGTCGAAAAGCATCATGATTGTCTCTATGGTGAGTTGAAAAGACTTTATGTAAAGCCAAATCATCGCGGTCTTGGTTTATCAAAAGCAATCTTGTCCGAGTTAATCGCTTTTGCAGATAATCGTCAATATCCACTGATACGGTTAGAAACCGGAGTTAAGCAACCAGAAGCCCTCCGGTTATATGCGCAGTTTGGTTTTATCGAAAGAAAAGAATTTGGTGATTACAAATCGGATCCGCTGTCTGTCTACATGGAATTAAAACTTGGAAAATAAGCAGTTAGATATCGAATATCGAGTAATCAAGGAACATATCAATGAGTTTCCGACCCCCATCACGTTTAAACAAGGCGCCAGATTGAACGTTGGTGAAGAATATGAAGGCGAAGAGGGGTGGGACAATTGGTTTTTCTGTGAAACTGAGGGGCAAGTGTCTGGTTGGGTACCTGCTCAAGTATTTCGCTTAGTCAATCCCAAACAAGGTGTTGCATTAATGGACTATACCGCTCAGGAACTATCGGTAGTTCAAGATGAACACCTGTTGGGGCATAACCAACTCAATGGTTGGGTGTGGTGTTCAAGTAAAAAGTCTGAGCTGCAAGGTTGGGTACCGCTTCGTAATCTAACACAAATTTAGGGCCTGTTTATCTTTCAAGTTTGTTTTTGCAGCAGTTTGATTGGTATTTATACAAAGCAGAGTCTGCGTAGCATAGTTACTCTATGTGAGTCAGGCGATAAAGACTTTGTGCTTCTGCAAAGTCACCTTACCCCACATCCTTGTGGGGTAACACAGAAGAAATGCTAATCAAGCGCTGCCCTTTGGGTTCACCTGAGTGCGCTTTGTTCATTGTTGCTCAACTTTTGCCTAGATTACTAGGCGACAAGTCGAGCGTCACGACCAAAACACACTCAGGAGAACAAAAGTCAAACAGCAAAGCTCAACAGGCCCTCGTGTGTTGCTTTTTAGCAACATCTCTCTTTTTTCTCTGCTACTTTTTTAAAATACTTCTGTTTTTCGTCAGTTTCCTGCTCACTCCGTCACTTTTATAGCAATTGCTTTGGGATGAAAACCTATTTTAATGTGTTGATTTTTAATTCTTTTTATTTGTTTTCTGATTTTTTAGGAAAGATAAGGAAAAATTTTCGATATTTTTATAAAAATTTTTTCTGGCGGTTCTGCTCAATACCGAATGTGAATGATTGTCGCATGAAACTTAACCGCTTTGGGCTGCACTTACATCCTAATTTTTTAAGGTGTTGCTTTTATGCGACAGTTTAACTTATTGAAAATAAATAAGTTTTAATTTTATCTCGACATCTCCTGTTGCTAAATGGCAACAATCTCACTGAATCCATCCTTAATGAAAATTCATCTTTGTTTTTAACTTGTTGATTTTTATATTCTTTTAAACTTTGGCATCAAAGTTGGAATAGTTATCTCGAAAGCAAAAAACATTCGCTTCAACACAAACCAACGTAGAGAAGCAGAAACGACAAGTTTAGAAATATGAGAGGAACTGATTATGAAAACTTTAGCAATCGCACTATCAGCAGCTGTACTTTCTTTCGCATCAGTAGGTGCTCACGCAAACTCTGAGTTTGATAAATACGATGTTGATGGAGATGGTTACATCTCACTAGGCGAATCAAAAGCAAATCCAAATTTGATGGCGCAGTTTAAAGATCTTGACGCCGACCAAGACGGCCAATTAAGCCAGTCTGAGTTTGATAACTTTGAAGGCTAATCACAAGCCGACGACATAATAGCAAAATTTAAAAATACCCCAATTTAAGGAAAAGATTATGAAAAACGTATTAGCAGCACTATCAATCGCAGGTTTATCAATGGTTTCAGCGTCAGCACTCGCTGGTGATGACTTCGCAAAATTGGATACTGATGGCAATGGTTCAATCAGTGTAACTGAAGCGAGCGTAAGCGCGTCATTGAGCGAGCAGTTCGCGGATTTAGACGCTAATGCCGATGGCGAACTAAGCAAGTCTGAATACGCAAATTACGAAGGCTAATTTGGCACTGGATTTAATAATGAGTTAAAGAGCTGGGCCGCATGCCTAGCTCATCAGAACAAAATGACACAATTGAAGGATTAGATTATGAAAAACGTACTAGCAGCACTATCTATCGCAGGTTTATCAATGGTTTCAGCATCAGCATTTGCTGGTGGCGATTTCGAAAAACTAGATACTGATGGCAACGGTTCAATCAGCGTTACTGAAGCAAGCGTAAGCACTTCGTTAACTGAACAGTTTGCAGACTTAGACACGAACGCCGATGGCGAGCTAAGCAAATCTGAGTACGCGAACTACGAAGGTTAATTGCTAGGTGGGCTTAGCGCCCACTGCCTTTAACACCATTACGAAAACGACAGAAGGATTGGACTATCATGAAAAACGTATTAGCAGCACTTTCAATTGCAGGTTTAACATTCGCTTCAGCTTCTGCATTAGCTGGTGAAGATTTCACTAAATATGATACTGACGGTAACGGCACCATCAGCATGACTGAGGCAAAAGTAAATCAGTCGCTTGCAGAGCAATTTACGCAACTAGACAGCAATGCCGACGGTGAGTTAAGCGAGTCTGAATTCGCAAACTTCCAGGGCTAGTCAAGCCGTCCAGAAGCAAATCATATTTAGGAAATTTTAGGAGCAAAATGATGAAAAATGTACTTATCGCACTATCAATCACGGGTTTAACATTAGCTTCAGCAAATACTATCGCTGGTGAAGATTTCGCAAGCTATGACACAGATGGCAACGGTGCTATTAGCATGAGCGAAGCAAAAGTAAATACAGCGCTTATTGAGCAGTTTAAAGACCTAGATGTAAACGCTGACGGAGAACTAAACGAAACTGAGTTCTCTAACTTTAAAGGTTAATTTGCGACTAGAGCCGCAATGAGAGACGGGCATAGTGAGGAGAATGGCTATGAAACTTAGAACGGTATGTGCAACGACCATAGGTGTATTGGTGAGTACGATGGCACTGGCAGCAACCTTATCATTTCAAGATGTAGACAAGGATAAAGACGGGCAGATCAGCCAGCAAGAAGCATCAGTATCATCAACATTACTTGGTCAGTTCGAGAAGCTAGATGCAGACAAAAATGGTCAGCTAAGCGCTTCTGAATTCTCTAACTTTAAAGGCTAGGAGGTCACAATGAAAAAGTTAGCAACAGCAATTACAGCCGCCACAGTACTTTTTGCCGGCTCAGCAATGGCAGCAGAATTTAACGATTTTGATTTAGACAAAGATGGTTTTATCTCTAAAAGCGAAGCGTCACTGTCAGAATCTCTTGCTTCAATCTTTGATAAGCTAGACAGCGACGGAGATGGCAAACTGTCTGAGAAAGAATTTAATCAGTAAGCAAGTGGCAATCCAAAGCGCCACGCCTCCCCAAGCTCGA
The sequence above is a segment of the Pseudoalteromonas piscicida genome. Coding sequences within it:
- a CDS encoding EF-hand domain-containing protein, translating into MKNVLAALSIAGLSMVSASALAGDDFAKLDTDGNGSISVTEASVSASLSEQFADLDANADGELSKSEYANYEG
- a CDS encoding EF-hand domain-containing protein: MKNVLAALSIAGLSMVSASAFAGGDFEKLDTDGNGSISVTEASVSTSLTEQFADLDTNADGELSKSEYANYEG
- a CDS encoding GNAT family N-acetyltransferase, with translation MQIVALDASVPSLDTLIVEIDALMNSLYPAESNQLSALQELCSPTAHFIGIIQHGEIIACGAIVEKHHDCLYGELKRLYVKPNHRGLGLSKAILSELIAFADNRQYPLIRLETGVKQPEALRLYAQFGFIERKEFGDYKSDPLSVYMELKLGK
- a CDS encoding EF-hand domain-containing protein → MKNVLAALSIAGLTFASASALAGEDFTKYDTDGNGTISMTEAKVNQSLAEQFTQLDSNADGELSESEFANFQG
- a CDS encoding EF-hand domain-containing protein, encoding MKNVLIALSITGLTLASANTIAGEDFASYDTDGNGAISMSEAKVNTALIEQFKDLDVNADGELNETEFSNFKG
- a CDS encoding crotonobetainyl-CoA--carnitine CoA-transferase; the protein is MKLRTVCATTIGVLVSTMALAATLSFQDVDKDKDGQISQQEASVSSTLLGQFEKLDADKNGQLSASEFSNFKG
- a CDS encoding EF-hand domain-containing protein — encoded protein: MKKLATAITAATVLFAGSAMAAEFNDFDLDKDGFISKSEASLSESLASIFDKLDSDGDGKLSEKEFNQ
- a CDS encoding SH3 domain-containing protein — translated: MENKQLDIEYRVIKEHINEFPTPITFKQGARLNVGEEYEGEEGWDNWFFCETEGQVSGWVPAQVFRLVNPKQGVALMDYTAQELSVVQDEHLLGHNQLNGWVWCSSKKSELQGWVPLRNLTQI
- a CDS encoding EF-hand domain-containing protein gives rise to the protein MKTLAIALSAAVLSFASVGAHANSEFDKYDVDGDGYISLGESKANPNLMAQFKDLDADQDGQLSQSEFDNFEG
- a CDS encoding YebC/PmpR family DNA-binding transcriptional regulator; translation: MGRAFEVRKNAMAKTAAAKTKVNSKYGKEIYVVAKNGGADPETNLSLRRLIDKAKKDQVPAHVIDKAIEKAAGGAGEDYTPARYEGYGPGNSMIIVDCLTDNMNRTIKDVRLPFTKTGSNLGNPGCVAHMFDHFAILGFAGDDDESVLEALMMADVDVTDVEVEDGQVSVFAPHTEYFKAKTALTEAFEGITFEVDEITWVPQTHVEIEDPEAIETFEKLINMLEDVDDVQNVYHNAIVKR